In the genome of Cercospora beticola chromosome 2, complete sequence, one region contains:
- a CDS encoding uncharacterized protein (CAZy:GH65), protein MNWAAFGAAIALLGSTDAKIYETRFNGTTWDDEAWRITTTNLDQGHYQSRMSLANGYLGINLAAVGPFFDVDEPVNGDNIQGWPLFDRRQTFATIAGFWDSQPTTNGTNFEWLNQYGGESVISGVPHWAGLHVKVGDDLLDATVPPEQISNFSSTLDVKNGVMYWNYTWTPSTGSAIDVEYSMFVHKLHVNQAVVQLQLTAQEDTSATVIDLLQGDCAVRSTPVETGSYPVWPVIWSAVSPNGIQNVTAWIFSTLVGDDSCNASSRKNITDSAVLGSNSSSIAQSVEVSVSGRTPSVITKFVGGASSDAFADAASTALNASWEGAGAGFDTLYKSHVKEWNHVLTKDSVDDFRDVKGDLPDDEDVQELQITAITNPFQLLQNTVSSNALAAAGNNTKLVSNSISVCGLGSSCYAGLVFWDTEVWMQPGLVVAFPDAAKQIAQYRVERGPQAHQNILTAYQSSQNETGKFSPNGVAYPWTSGRYGNCTGTGPCFDYQYHLNGDIGLEFTNYWITTGDTDYFRNELFPIYEAIAQLYADLVTFNETTGLYELYNATDPDEYANFQNNVGFTLVLMQSHLNETNAIRERFGIEPNATWANISDLITIPVNEEANIILEYSTQNGSIVVKQADIVLIDDFLQWPNPYTLSNLDYYAAAQSPDGPAMTYGVFSIVANRESPSGCSSYTYDLYGSKPYTRGPWFQFSEQLIDDWTLNGGTHPAFPFLTGVGGANRVAVFGYLGLRLMVDKLNIDPSLPPQIPQLAYRTIYWQGWPVKAFSNQTHTTLTRSGEPLSTANGTFSNTPIPVTVSISGTKVYELHPNSSITIVNRQIGLNKTWAGNIAQCQPAASEQDYEPGQFPLSAVDGAVSTKWQPSLANTTSSLTVELPQPFVPITEIRFDWAQAPPTGYRVTFHNLSDTSEVPPLEVTSSDNVEVSNPYDPAVEDVIRSYSSNTTNVTLDQPVWSARYATLEISGSHANDGTANEKNGTGASVAEFAVIAAAVDGGEDNIAARSERAWAL, encoded by the coding sequence ATGAATTGGGCAGCATTTGGAGCTGCGATAGCCCTGCTCGGCTCTACAGACGCCAAGATCTACGAGACTAGATTCAATGGCACCACCTGGGACGATGAAGCTTGGAGAATCACGACTACAAATCTGGACCAAGGCCATTATCAGTCGCGCATGTCCTTGGCCAATGGCTACTTGGGTATCAACTTAGCAGCAGTTGGTCCATTCTTCGATGTTGACGAGCCAGTCAATGGAGACAACATTCAAGGATGGCCTCTCTTCGACCGCAGGCAAACTTTCGCCACCATTGCTGGATTTTGGGATTCTCAGCCAACGACGAATGGAACGAACTTTGAATGGCTCAATCAATATGGCGGCGAAAGTGTAATCTCAGGCGTACCGCATTGGGCTGGTCTCCATGTGAAGGTGGGAGACGACTTGCTGGATGCGACTGTGCCACCTGAGCAGATCTCTAACTTCAGCTCGACTTTGGACGTCAAAAATGGAGTCATGTACTGGAACTATACGTGGACACCCAGCACTGGCTCGGCGATCGATGTCGAGTATTCGATGTTCGTACACAAGCTGCATGTAAACCAAGCCGTTGTGCAACTTCAGCTCACAGCTCAAGAAGATACCAGCGCGACCGTCATAGACCTCTTGCAGGGCGACTGTGCTGTCAGGTCTACGCCTGTAGAGACCGGATCTTATCCTGTGTGGCCTGTCATCTGGTCTGCTGTTAGCCCTAATGGCATTCAAAATGTCACAGCCTGGATTTTCTCTACTCTTGTTGGAGATGACTCGTGTAACGCGTCGAGCAGGAAGAACATTACGGATAGCGCTGTTCTGGGCAGCAACAGTTCCTCGATTGCGCAGTCCGTGGAAGTGTCTGTTTCTGGAAGAACCCCTTCTGTCATCACAAAGTTCGTGGGTGGGGCTTCTAGCGATGCATTCGCTGATGCAGCTTCCACCGCCTTGAACGCATCTTGGGAGGGCGCTGGGGCTGGTTTCGACACTCTCTACAAGTCTCATGTGAAGGAGTGGAACCATGTCTTGACGAAAGACAGTGTGGACGACTTCCGAGATGTCAAGGGGGACCTGccggacgacgaagatgttcAAGAACTCCAGATCACAGCAATCACGAACCCATTCCAATTGCTGCAGAACACCGTCAGCTCGAATGCTCTTGCGGCTGCAGGAAACAACACCAAGCTTGTGTCCAACAGCATCTCAGTCTGTGGTCTCGGATCGTCTTGCTACGCCGGCCTTGTTTTCTGGGATACTGAAGTATGGATGCAGCCTGGGCTTGTTGTCGCGTTTCCGGACGCTGCCAAGCAGATTGCACAATACCGCGTGGAGAGAGGGCCACAAGCACATCAAAACATTCTGACTGCTTACCAATCTAGCCAGAATGAGACTGGCAAGTTCTCACCTAACGGTGTTGCTTATCCGTGGACAAGCGGGCGATATGGCAATTGTACAGGCACTGGCCCATGTTTCGACTACCAGTACCATCTCAATGGTGACATCGGACTGGAATTTACGAACTACTGGATCACGACCGGCGATACTGATTACTTCAGAAACGAGCTATTCCCCATATATGAAGCCATCGCACAGCTTTACGCGGACTTGGTAACGTTCAACGAGACAACTGGACTGTACGAGCTCTATAACGCAACAGACCCTGACGAGTACGCCAACTTCCAGAATAATGTGGGATTCACGCTGGTTTTGATGCAAAGTCATCTCAACGAGACCAACGCCATTCGTGAGAGATTCGGCATTGAACCTAATGCTACTTGGGCGAACATCTCCGACTTGATCACGATTCCGGTCAATGAAGAGGCCAACATTATTCTCGAGTACTCGACACAGAATGGTAGCATTGTGGTCAAGCAGGCTGATATCGTTCTGATTGATGACTTTCTTCAATGGCCAAACCCGTATACTCTGAGCAACCTGGATTattatgctgctgctcagtcGCCAGACGGCCCTGCCATGACATATGGAGTGTTCAGCATCGTTGCGAATCGCGAATCGCCATCTGGCTGTTCGTCGTATACTTACGACCTGTACGGCTCGAAGCCTTATACCAGAGGACCCTGGTTCCAATTCAGCGAACAGCTCATTGACGACTGGACACTGAATGGTGGAACGCATCCTGCGTTTCCCTTCCTGACGGGCGTGGGAGGAGCAAACCGAGTCGCGGTCTTTGGGTACCTTGGACTGCGCCTGATGGTCGATAAGCTCAATATCGATCCTTCGCTACCACCACAGATTCCACAGCTGGCGTACAGGACGATCTACTGGCAAGGCTGGCCAGTGAAAGCATTCTCCAACCAAACTCACACCACATTGACCCGAAGCGGCGAGCCTCTTTCCACCGCCAATGGCACATTTTCGAATACACCTATCCCAGTCACCGTCAGCATATCTGGCACGAAAGTCTACGAACTGCATCCGAACTCCTCAATCACGATTGTAAATCGTCAAATTGGACTCAACAAAACCTGGGCTGGCAACATTGCTCAATGTCAACCCGCCGCATCTGAACAAGACTACGAGCCCGGCCAATTTCCACTCAGCGCAGTCGACGGAGCAGTCAGCACCAAATGGCAACCCTCACTCGCAAACACAACATCCTCACTTACCGTCGAGCTCCCACAGCCTTTCGTCCCAATTACCGAGATCCGCTTCGATTGGGCACAAGCACCGCCTACAGGCTACCGTGTCACTTTCCACAACCTATCTGATACTTCTGAGGTTCCGCCTTTGGAAGTTACGAGCAGTGATAATGTGGAAGTGAGCAATCCTTACGATCCTGCTGTTGAAGATGTCATCAGGAGCTATTCATCGAACACGACGAATGTGACACTTGATCAGCCTGTCTGGAGCGCGAGATATGCGACATTGGAGATTTCGGGGAGTCATGCCAATGATGGAACGGCCAATGAGAAGAACGGGACTGGAGCAAGTGTGGCGGAGTTCGCGGttattgctgctgctgtagaTGGAGGGGAAGATAATATTGCGGCAAGGAGTGAGAGGGCTTGGGCACTTTGA